A region of Epinephelus fuscoguttatus linkage group LG1, E.fuscoguttatus.final_Chr_v1 DNA encodes the following proteins:
- the si:ch1073-456m8.1 gene encoding leucine-rich repeat flightless-interacting protein 2 isoform X2, with protein sequence MHSVTLDSSGSPKKRTLSRGMSEDESLRSIIKETESSTRRLTRSDSRAGTLKRTSESQSDQDLLMGLPEMLELQASYDEVVQELRGLEVEREALLFQVDVLQDTLEGVEELLAEAQREAGHASMELEREREAKKKLEIMVHSLMQEVERLREERNKEPSAPANTHGNGDKGTRQGQGNQMKNDAEGPMKDSLLCDPQSSESRGRASEEEGQSEGAEDEGSVMTKLRKMVNRPLSHVPSLAIDSPFCEDGVLQRPFENGVQDGPDDSDSISAYEDASAETPEQERMFPDEADALELPDDSETTSNDCPINHGETQDPKNPEACVVS encoded by the exons atgcactCAGTCACGCTGGACAGCAGTGGTTCGCCAAAGAAGCGGACGTTATCACGGGGCATGAGCGAGGATGAGTCTCTCCGCAGCATTATAAAGGAG ACAGAGAGTTCAACCAGGCGTCTGACACGAAGCGACAGCCGAGCAGGCACCCTGAAGAGGACGAGTGAGAGTCAG TCTGACCAGGACCTCCTTATGGGACTCCCCGAAATG CTGGAGCTGCAGGCCAGCTATGACGAGGTGGTGCAGGAGCTGCGTGGGCTGGAGGTCGAGCGAGAGGCTCTGTTGTTCCAGGTGGACGTCCtgcaggacacgctggagggtgTCGAGGAGCTGCTGGCCGAGGCCCAGAGGGAAGCTGGACATGCTAGTATG GAGTTGGAACGAGAGAGGGAGGCCAAGAAGAAACTGGAGATCATGGTCCACTCTCTGATGCAAGAGGTGGAGAGATTAAGAGAG GAGAGGAACAAGGAACCATCTGCtccagcaaacacacatggaaATGGGGACAAGGGAACGAGACAAGGTCAAGGAAACCAAATGAAAAATGATGCAGAGGGACCAATGAAAGACTCCTTGCTGTGTGACCCCCAGAGCAGTGAAAGCAGAGGCAGAGCGTCAGAGGAAGAGGGACAGAGTGAAGGGGCAGAGGATGAAGGAAGCGTCATGACGAAGCTGCGGAAGATGGTCAATCGGCCCTTGAGCCACGTGCCCTCTCTCGCAATAGACAGCCCATTCTGTGAAGACGGGGTCCTGCAGAGGCCTTTCGAAAACGGCGTCCAGGATGGACCAGACGACTCAGACAGCATAAGTGCCTACGAGGATGCATCTGCTGAGACTCCAGAGCAAGAAAGGATGTTCCCAGATGAAGCGGATGCTTTGGAGCTGCCTGATGATTCGGAGACGACTTCTAACGACTGCCCGATCAATCACGGGGAGACCCAAGACCCCAAAAACCCTGAAGCTTGTGTCGTGTCTTAA
- the si:ch1073-456m8.1 gene encoding leucine-rich repeat flightless-interacting protein 1 isoform X1 gives MHSVTLDSSGSPKKRTLSRGMSEDESLRSIIKETESSTRRLTRSDSRAGTLKRTSESQQSDQDLLMGLPEMLELQASYDEVVQELRGLEVEREALLFQVDVLQDTLEGVEELLAEAQREAGHASMELEREREAKKKLEIMVHSLMQEVERLREERNKEPSAPANTHGNGDKGTRQGQGNQMKNDAEGPMKDSLLCDPQSSESRGRASEEEGQSEGAEDEGSVMTKLRKMVNRPLSHVPSLAIDSPFCEDGVLQRPFENGVQDGPDDSDSISAYEDASAETPEQERMFPDEADALELPDDSETTSNDCPINHGETQDPKNPEACVVS, from the exons atgcactCAGTCACGCTGGACAGCAGTGGTTCGCCAAAGAAGCGGACGTTATCACGGGGCATGAGCGAGGATGAGTCTCTCCGCAGCATTATAAAGGAG ACAGAGAGTTCAACCAGGCGTCTGACACGAAGCGACAGCCGAGCAGGCACCCTGAAGAGGACGAGTGAGAGTCAG CAGTCTGACCAGGACCTCCTTATGGGACTCCCCGAAATG CTGGAGCTGCAGGCCAGCTATGACGAGGTGGTGCAGGAGCTGCGTGGGCTGGAGGTCGAGCGAGAGGCTCTGTTGTTCCAGGTGGACGTCCtgcaggacacgctggagggtgTCGAGGAGCTGCTGGCCGAGGCCCAGAGGGAAGCTGGACATGCTAGTATG GAGTTGGAACGAGAGAGGGAGGCCAAGAAGAAACTGGAGATCATGGTCCACTCTCTGATGCAAGAGGTGGAGAGATTAAGAGAG GAGAGGAACAAGGAACCATCTGCtccagcaaacacacatggaaATGGGGACAAGGGAACGAGACAAGGTCAAGGAAACCAAATGAAAAATGATGCAGAGGGACCAATGAAAGACTCCTTGCTGTGTGACCCCCAGAGCAGTGAAAGCAGAGGCAGAGCGTCAGAGGAAGAGGGACAGAGTGAAGGGGCAGAGGATGAAGGAAGCGTCATGACGAAGCTGCGGAAGATGGTCAATCGGCCCTTGAGCCACGTGCCCTCTCTCGCAATAGACAGCCCATTCTGTGAAGACGGGGTCCTGCAGAGGCCTTTCGAAAACGGCGTCCAGGATGGACCAGACGACTCAGACAGCATAAGTGCCTACGAGGATGCATCTGCTGAGACTCCAGAGCAAGAAAGGATGTTCCCAGATGAAGCGGATGCTTTGGAGCTGCCTGATGATTCGGAGACGACTTCTAACGACTGCCCGATCAATCACGGGGAGACCCAAGACCCCAAAAACCCTGAAGCTTGTGTCGTGTCTTAA
- the avil gene encoding advillin, with the protein MEYTFRAVSHSPGVIIWRIEKMELVQIPEKSYGNFYEGDCYVLLSTQKVSSSLCYDIHYWIGSQSTQDEQGAAAVYTIQLDEFLGSTPVQHREVQNHESDAFRGYFKQGIIYKKGGVASGMRHTETNTYDVKRLLHVKGKKRVIATEVEMSWKSFNLGDVFLLDIGKAIVQWNGPKCNKQEKLKGMLLAKDIRDRERGGRAEIRVIEGVAEGNSPQSMEILNSVLGERSFELKDGSPDETADQEQKAKLTLYHVSDADGQMKVTEVATRPLVQDLLSHEDCYFLDQGGTKIFVWKGKKANRAERQAAMARALEFIKAKNYPITTNVETVNDGAESALFKQLFQRWTVKNQTQGLGKVHTRGKVAHVTQEKFDASLMHMMPEVAAQERMVDNGSGQVEVWRIENLELVPVDPQWYGYFYGGDCYLILYTYLVNNKKCYLLYIWQGRHATQDEVAASAFQAVDLDQKYRGEPVQVRITMGKEPRHFMAMFKGKMVIFEGGTSRKEFADPEPPIRLFQVHGSDPFNTKAIEVPALATSLNSNDVFLLKCQSGVYLWCGKGSSGDERAMAKEVSSVIGQQSQQGNEELVAEGQEPIEFWELLGGKAPYASDKRLQQTVSDHHPRLFECSNKTGRFIVTEVTQFTQDDLSEDDVMLLDTWDQVFLWIGKEANEVERKEAVVTSQEYLRTHPGARDPDTLIILIKQGFEPPIFTGWFTAWDPSKWSGGKSYEELKKELGDEVSLVHVTVEQNCVEPQKNFQSFPPDDLVNKLASELPEGVDPTQKEKHLSDSDFYDVFGITKDDFASMPRWKQLNLKKEKGMF; encoded by the exons ATGGAGTACACATTCAGAGCAGTATCTCACAGCCCTGGGGTTATAATCTGGAGAATTGAG AAAATGGAGCTGGTCCAAATCCCTGAGAAATCTTATGGAAACTTTTATGAGGGCGACTGCTACGTACTTCTGTCT ACTCAGAAGGTGAGCAGCTCTCTGTGTTATGATATCCACTACTGGATTGGCTCACAGTCCACTCAGGACGAACAAGGTGCAGCTGCTGTTTACACCATACAGCTCGATGAATTTTTGGGTTCCACTCCGGTCCAGCACCGAGAGGTTCAGAACCATGAGTCTGATGCCTTCAGGGGTTACTTCAAACAAGGCATAAT CTATAAGAAAGGTGGGGTTGCATCAGGAATGAGGCACACTGAAACCAACACCTATGATGTTAAGAGGCTGCTTCATGTCAAAGGGAAGAAGAGAGTGATTGCAACCGAG GTGGAGATGAGCTGGAAGAGCTTCAACCTTggagatgtgtttttgttggacATTGGCAAGGCTATTGTTCAGTGGAATGGACCAAAGTGCAACAAACAGGAAAAGCTTAAA GGCATGTTGTTGGCCAAAGATAtccgagacagagagagaggaggtcgGGCAGAGATCCGAGTGATCGAGGGTGTTGCAGAGGGCAACTCTCCTCAGAGCATGGAGATCCTGAACAGTGTTCTTGGAGAAAGAAGCTTTGAGCTGAAGGATGGATCTCCAGATGAAACTGCTGACCAGGAACAGAAGGCGAAACTCACACTTTACCA tgtgtcagaCGCTGATGGTCAGATGAAGGTCACAGAAGTCGCTACCAGACCATTGGTTCAGGATCTCCTGAGCCATGAA GACTGCTACTTCCTGGATCAGGGAGGGACGAAAATCTTTGTATGGAAGGGGAAGAAAGCAAACAGAGCTGAGAGACAGGCTGCTATGGCCAGAGCTTTG GAGTTCATCAAAGCAAAAAACTACCCAATCACTACAAATGTTGAGACGGTGAATGACGGGGCAGAGTCAGCTCTCTTCAAGCAGCTGTTCCAGAGGTGGACTGTAAAGAACCAGACTCAAGGTCTGGGCAAAGTGCATACGAGAGGGAAAGTtg CTCATGTCACACAGGAAAAGTTTGATGCCTCTCTGATGCACATGATGCCAGAGGTCGCTGCACAGGAGCGAATGGTGGACAATGGCTCAGGTCAAGTGGAG GTGTGGAGAATTGAGAATCTAGAGCTTGTCCCTGTGGACCCTCAATGGTACGGATACTTCTATGGAGGAGACTGCTACCTGATCCTCTACACTTATCTGGTCAACAACAAGAAGTGTTACCTGCTCTATATATGGCAG GGCCGTCACGCCACACAGGATGAAGTGGCAGCCTCAGCATTTCAGGCTGTGGACTTGGATCAGAAGTACAGGGGTGAGCCAGTTCAAGTGAGAATAACAATGGGCAAAGAACCAAGACACTTTATGGCCATGTTCAAGGGTAAAATGGTCATCTTTGAG gGGGGCACATCTAGAAAAGAGTTTGCTGATCCAGAGCCACCCATAAGGTTGTTCCAGGTCCACGGTTCTGACCCGTTCAACACAAAAGCCATTGAGGTTCCAGCGCTGGCCACCTCTCTAAACTCCAATGATGTGTTTCTACTGAAGTGCCAATCAGGAGTCTATCTGTGGTGTGGAAAG GGATCAAGTGGAGACGAGAGAGCCATGGCAAAGGAGGTGAGCTCTGTGATTGGCCAGCAATCACAGCAAGGCAATGAAGAGCTTGTGGCCGAGGGTCAGGAGCCCATTGAATTCTGGGAGCTGCTCGGAGGGAAAGCTCCCTATGCTAGTGACAAGAG ATTACAGCAAACGGTTTCAGACCACCATCCGCGCCTGTTTGAATGCTCCAATAAGACAGGTCGTTTCATTGTGACCGAGGTGACTCAGTTCACGCAGGACGATCTCAGTGAGGATGATGTCATGCTGCTGGACACATGGGACCAG GTGTTTCTCTGGATAGGTAAAGAGGCCAATGAGGTAGAGCGTAAAGAAGCAGTGGTCACCAGCCAAGAGTACCTGCGCACCCATCCAGGTGCCAGAGATCCAGACACCCTCATTATCTTGATCAAGCAAGGATTTGAGCCACCAATCTTCACTGGGTGGTTCACAGCATGGGACCCCTCCAAATGGAGT gGAGGAAAGAGTTACGAGGAGTTGAAGAAGGAGCTGGGAGATGAAGTGTCACTTGTTCATGTTACAGTT GAGCAGAACTGTGTTGAACCTCAGAAAAACTTTCAGTCCTTCCCACCTGACGACTTGGTGAACAAGCTCGCCAGCGAACTGCCTGAAGGTGTTGACCCAACCCAGAAAgag AAACACCTGTCTGACTCTGACTTCTACGACGTATTTGGCATCACCAAAGACGACTTTGCCAGCATGCCGCGGTGGAAACAACTAAACctgaagaaagaaaaggggatGTTTTGA